In one window of Camelus dromedarius isolate mCamDro1 chromosome 7, mCamDro1.pat, whole genome shotgun sequence DNA:
- the HOXA2 gene encoding homeobox protein Hox-A2: MNYEFEREIGFINSQPSLAECLTSFPPVADTFQSSSIKTSTLSHSTLIPPPFEQTIPSLNPGSHPRHGAGGRPKPSPAGSRGSPVPAGALQPPEYPWMKEKKAAKKTALPPASAAAATTGPACLNHKESLEIADGSGGGSRRLRTAYTNTQLLELEKEFHFNKYLCRPRRVEIAALLDLTERQVKVWFQNRRMKHKRQTQCKENQNSEGKFKSLEDSEKVEEDEEEKSLFEQALSVSGALLEREGYTFQQNALSQQQAPSGHNGDSQSFPVSPLTSNEKNLKHFQHQSPTVPNCLSTMGQNCGSGLNNDSPEALEVPSLQDFNVFSTDSCLQLSDAVSPSLPGSLDSPVDISADSFDFFTDTLTTIDLQHLNY, translated from the exons ATGAATTACGAATTTGAGCGAGAGATTGGTTTTATCAATAGCCAGCCGTCGCTCGCTGAGTGCCTGACATCTTTTCCCCCTGTCGCTGATACATTTCAAAGTTCATCAATCAAGACCTCGACGCTTTCACACTCGACACTGATTCCTCCTCCTTTTGAGCAGACCATTCCCAGCCTGAACCCGGGCAGTCACCCTCGCCACGGCGCTGGCGGCCGCCCCAAGCCGAGCCCCGCGGGCAGCCGCGGCAGCCCAGTGCCCGCCGGCGCCCTGCAGCCGCCCGAGTACCCCTGGATGAAGGAGAAGAAGGCGGCCAAGAAAACCGCGCTGCCGCCCGCctcggccgccgccgccaccaccggCCCTGCCTGCCTCAACCACAAAG AATCCCTGGAAATCGCCGATGGCAGCGGCGGGGGCTCCAGGCGCCTGAGAACTGCTTACACCAACACGCAGCTTTTAGAGCTGGAAAAAGAATTTCATTTCAACAAGTACCTCTGCAGACCCCGAAGGGTGGAAATTGCAGCGCTGCTGGATTTGACTGAGAGACAAGTGAAAGTGTGGTTTCAGAACCGGAGGATGAAGCACAAGAGGCAGACCCAGTGTAAGGAGAACCAAAACAGTGAGGGAAAATTTAAAAGCCTCGAAGACTCTGAGAAAGtggaggaggatgaggaagagaagTCGCTCTTTGAGCAAGCCCTCAGCGTCTCCGGGGCCCTTCTGGAGAGGGAAGGTTACACTTTTCAGCAAAACGCCCTCTCTCAGCAGCAGGCTCCCAGTGGACACAATGGCGACTCCCAAAGTTTCCCAGTTTCGCCTTTAACCAGcaatgagaaaaatctgaaacATTTTCAGCACCAGTCACCCACTGTTCCTAACTGCTTGTCAACAATGGGCCAGAACTGTGGCTCTGGCCTAAACAATGACAGTCCCGAGGCCCTCGAGGTCCCCTCTTTGCAGGACTTTAACGTTTTTTCCACAGATTCCTGCCTACAGCTTTCAGATGCAGTCTCGCCCAGTTTGCCAGGTTCCCTCGACAGTCCTGTAGATATTTCAGCTGACAGCTTTGACTTTTTTACAGACACACTCACCACAATCGACTTGCAGCATCTGAATTACTAA
- the HOXA1 gene encoding homeobox protein Hox-A1 isoform X1: protein MDNARMSSFLEYPILSGGDSGTCSARAYPSDHGITTFQSCAVSANSCGGDDRFLVGRGVQISPPPHHHHHHHPQPATYQTPGNLGVSYSHSSCGPGYSAQNFGAPYSPYALNQEAEVSGGYPSCAPAVYSGNLSSPMVQHHHHHQGYAGGAVGSPQYIHHSYGQEHQSLALATYNNSLSPLHASHQEACRSPASETSSPAQTFDWMKVKRNPPKTGKVGEYGYVGQPNAVRTNFTTKQLTELEKEFHFNKYLTRARRVEIAASLQLNETQVKIWFQNRRMKQKKREKEGLLHISPATPPGSEEKAEESSEKSSSSPCIPSPGSSTSDTLPTSH from the exons ATGGACAATGCAAGAATGAGCTCCTTCCTGGAATACCCTATCCTCAGCGGTGGCGACTCGGGAACCTGCTCAGCGCGAGCCTACCCTTCCGATCATGGAATTACAACTTTCCAGTCGTGCGCGGTCAGTGCCAACAGCTGTGGCGGCGACGACCGCTTCCTAGTGGGCAGGGGGGTGCAGATCAGCCcgcccccccaccaccaccaccatcaccacccccaGCCGGCCACCTACCAGACTCCCGGGAACCTGGGGGTGTCCTACTCCCACTCGAGTTGTGGTCCAGGCTACAGCGCGCAGAACTTCGGCGCGCCTTACAGCCCCTACGCGTTAAATCAGGAAGCAGAAGTAAGTGGTGGGTACCCCTCGTGCGCTCCCGCTGTTTACTCTGGAAATCTCTCATCTCCCATGGtccagcatcaccaccaccaccagggtTATGCTGGGGGCGCGGTGGGCTCGCCTCAGTACATTCACCACTCATATGGACAAGAGCACCAGAGCCTGGCCCTGGCCACGTATAATaactccctgtcccctctccacgCCAGCCACCAAGAAGCCTGTCGCTCCCCTGCATCAGAGACGTCTTCTCCAGCTCAGACCTTTGACTGGATGAAAGTCAAAAGAAACCCTCCCAAAACAG GGAAAGTTGGAGAGTACGGCTATGTGGGTCAACCCAATGCAGTGCGTACCAACTTCACCACCAAGCAGCTCACGGAGCTGGAGAAGGAGTTTCACTTCAACAAGTATTTGACGCGCGCCCGCAGGGTGGAGATTGCCGCGTCCCTGCAGCTCAATGAGACCCAGGTGAAGATCTGGTTCCAGAATCGCCGAATGAAGCAGAAGAAGCGAGAGAAGGAGGGCCTCTTGCACATCTCTCCAGCCACTCCACCGGGAAGCGAGGAGAAGGCCGAGGAATCCTCAGAAAAGTCCAGCTCATCACCCTGCATTCCTTCCCCGGGGTCTTCTACCTCAGACACTCTACCTACCTCGCACTGA
- the HOXA1 gene encoding homeobox protein Hox-A1 isoform X2, which produces MDNARMSSFLEYPILSGGDSGTCSARAYPSDHGITTFQSCAVSANSCGGDDRFLVGRGVQISPPPHHHHHHHPQPATYQTPGNLGVSYSHSSCGPGYSAQNFGAPYSPYALNQEAEPPRSLSLPCIRDVFSSSDL; this is translated from the exons ATGGACAATGCAAGAATGAGCTCCTTCCTGGAATACCCTATCCTCAGCGGTGGCGACTCGGGAACCTGCTCAGCGCGAGCCTACCCTTCCGATCATGGAATTACAACTTTCCAGTCGTGCGCGGTCAGTGCCAACAGCTGTGGCGGCGACGACCGCTTCCTAGTGGGCAGGGGGGTGCAGATCAGCCcgcccccccaccaccaccaccatcaccacccccaGCCGGCCACCTACCAGACTCCCGGGAACCTGGGGGTGTCCTACTCCCACTCGAGTTGTGGTCCAGGCTACAGCGCGCAGAACTTCGGCGCGCCTTACAGCCCCTACGCGTTAAATCAGGAAGCAGAA CCACCAAGAAGCCTGTCGCTCCCCTGCATCAGAGACGTCTTCTCCAGCTCAGACCTTTGA